The Listeria sp. PSOL-1 genome includes a region encoding these proteins:
- a CDS encoding PRD domain-containing protein, translated as MYLSARSRIILERILSVKDDSVKKLAHHLDVSERTVRRDLDEVKQTLAQFNLMLIKKGSKLSVNGVKKDRDRIREILLHFVSNEYTPPERQQIILRELLTTNGPMKLIALASKLSVTVATVSSDLTRIEEEWNEKVNIVRKRGIGVQLKAAILEKRELLRELTLISYPKRKLYQHLKDILSGTKTPVKEELSMFINLTLLDKADRNLTKWMKKLPYEIGNTSYLNLLLYLLITIQQIGKGQKIHKYPDSPIFLQDYPEHDIAERILKDCLPEETIPEAEITELTMQILDSEIHKGQDLFYHNEKVQALRIAKKLISKVTKEMDMPLAQMTILKGLTEHIRSSLIRLKKKMPLTNPLLPLIKVEFGELFSLIHKEAAALYPFHQLPEEETGFIVLHFEAAILRSENMYPYSALIVTSGSNGVNTWLEARFRKKLPKLKKIKFITSLELVKEKALQAYDIILSTDALENFPFEYQQISLFISNNEILQIQQYLEKMANTKNKLYYKTDMEKAETLSNLKDTKQYYEIVIQLLEALYIEKIADITRNTEDNLRSLSQSISEKTKPQINAEKLFRDLIQQKVRTNTNNTAYFITNTDAKQPSIHVFHLKHALDLHTERQLKATISTVVTFILPRSLHPAQLEVITYLLEMLTEDEKAAFLIESEDKEEITALFTHYLQTFLQQKNDFGHYLI; from the coding sequence ATGTACCTATCAGCACGTTCACGGATTATCTTAGAGAGAATTTTATCAGTAAAAGATGATTCCGTTAAAAAGCTTGCTCATCACCTAGATGTTAGCGAACGTACCGTACGTCGTGACCTTGATGAAGTAAAACAAACGCTTGCCCAGTTCAACTTAATGCTTATAAAAAAAGGAAGTAAGCTATCCGTAAATGGTGTGAAAAAAGATCGCGATCGGATTCGCGAAATATTACTACATTTCGTCAGCAACGAATATACACCACCTGAAAGACAGCAAATTATCTTACGCGAGCTCCTAACAACAAACGGACCAATGAAGCTCATCGCACTTGCCAGTAAACTTTCTGTTACGGTAGCAACTGTCAGCAGTGATTTAACACGAATTGAAGAAGAATGGAACGAGAAAGTAAATATTGTGAGAAAACGTGGGATCGGTGTACAACTTAAGGCAGCAATCCTTGAGAAACGGGAACTGCTTCGCGAGCTTACCTTGATTTCTTATCCAAAACGCAAGCTTTATCAACATTTAAAAGATATACTAAGTGGCACAAAAACACCGGTAAAAGAAGAATTATCAATGTTTATTAATTTAACTTTGCTAGATAAAGCTGATCGTAATTTAACAAAGTGGATGAAAAAACTTCCTTATGAAATCGGAAACACTTCTTATTTAAATTTGCTGCTTTATCTTTTAATTACGATACAACAAATCGGTAAAGGACAAAAAATCCACAAGTATCCTGACAGCCCTATTTTCCTGCAAGATTATCCAGAACATGATATTGCTGAACGGATTTTAAAAGATTGTTTACCCGAAGAAACGATCCCAGAAGCAGAAATTACCGAACTTACCATGCAAATATTAGACTCAGAGATCCATAAAGGACAAGATCTTTTTTACCATAACGAAAAAGTTCAAGCGCTTCGAATTGCTAAAAAGCTCATTTCTAAAGTAACGAAAGAAATGGATATGCCACTTGCACAAATGACAATTTTAAAAGGCTTAACAGAGCACATCCGTAGCTCACTGATTCGCTTAAAAAAGAAAATGCCCCTTACTAATCCACTGTTGCCACTTATTAAGGTCGAATTCGGAGAGCTTTTTTCACTGATCCACAAAGAAGCTGCTGCGCTTTATCCGTTTCATCAGTTGCCTGAAGAAGAAACCGGTTTCATTGTTCTTCACTTTGAAGCAGCCATTTTACGCTCTGAAAATATGTACCCTTACAGTGCGCTCATTGTTACCTCGGGAAGTAATGGTGTGAATACTTGGCTTGAAGCAAGGTTTCGCAAAAAACTACCGAAACTAAAAAAAATTAAATTTATCACATCACTTGAACTTGTTAAAGAAAAGGCACTTCAAGCATACGATATTATTTTATCAACCGATGCTCTTGAAAATTTCCCTTTCGAGTACCAACAAATCAGCCTATTTATTTCTAACAACGAGATTCTACAGATCCAACAGTACTTAGAAAAAATGGCCAATACAAAAAACAAACTCTACTATAAAACAGATATGGAAAAAGCCGAAACACTAAGCAATTTAAAAGACACGAAGCAGTATTATGAAATCGTAATCCAACTTCTCGAAGCACTTTATATCGAAAAAATTGCCGATATCACTCGTAATACCGAAGATAATTTGCGTTCACTTAGTCAATCTATTTCAGAAAAAACAAAGCCGCAAATCAACGCTGAAAAACTTTTTCGGGACCTAATTCAGCAAAAAGTACGTACAAACACTAATAATACGGCCTATTTCATCACAAATACCGATGCCAAGCAACCTTCTATTCATGTCTTTCATTTAAAACACGCTTTAGATCTTCATACTGAACGCCAGCTAAAAGCAACGATTTCAACGGTAGTTACTTTTATCCTACCACGCTCTTTACACCCTGCCCAACTAGAAGTTATCACGTATTTACTAGAGATGCTTACAGAAGATGAAAAAGCCGCTTTCCTCATCGAATCTGAAGACAAAGAGGAAATCACAGCTTTATTTACACACTACTTACAAACATTCTTACAACAAAAAAATGATTTTGGTCATTATCTCATCTGA
- a CDS encoding iron ABC transporter permease → MKIRDPRQRRRYLTFIVILALLIMVFFYSLTTGAVKISYGEVWQSLIGKAPELSDQLIWNLRLPRLLIAFLVGAALAISGCLLQGVMRNPLADPGVIGVSAGGGLISILLTIVFPNLTSFVPLGAFIGAFGTALLIYMVAWDKGVSPLRVILSGVAINAFVTALTSGVMVLYSNRVQSVISWMTGTLSGRSWYHLELIWPYMMIGFLLSIFAIRSSNVLLLGDDAAKLLGYAVERHRFFIIMLAAFLSGIAVSVAGLIGFVGLIVPHIFRLIIGNDYRYLLPLSALGGALLVAFADTAARSWFGSIELPVGILLAMIGAPFFLFLLQRGRVVS, encoded by the coding sequence ATGAAGATACGTGATCCAAGGCAGAGGCGACGTTACCTTACCTTTATTGTGATTTTAGCTTTGCTCATCATGGTCTTCTTTTATAGCTTAACAACCGGTGCTGTAAAAATTAGTTATGGAGAAGTCTGGCAATCTTTGATAGGGAAAGCACCTGAGCTTTCCGATCAATTAATTTGGAATTTGCGGTTGCCACGACTTCTTATTGCTTTTTTAGTAGGGGCAGCGCTTGCAATTAGCGGATGCCTTTTACAGGGCGTGATGCGAAATCCTTTAGCAGATCCTGGTGTTATCGGTGTTTCTGCTGGGGGAGGGCTCATTTCGATTTTACTAACGATTGTCTTTCCTAATTTGACGAGTTTTGTGCCATTAGGTGCTTTTATTGGTGCTTTTGGGACAGCGCTTTTAATTTATATGGTTGCTTGGGATAAAGGTGTCTCACCTTTACGTGTGATTTTATCTGGAGTGGCGATCAATGCTTTTGTTACGGCGCTTACATCTGGAGTGATGGTCCTTTACAGCAATCGCGTTCAAAGCGTTATTTCCTGGATGACAGGAACGCTTTCTGGGAGAAGTTGGTATCATTTGGAATTGATATGGCCGTATATGATGATTGGTTTTCTTCTTAGTATTTTTGCCATTCGTTCATCTAATGTCTTGCTACTTGGAGATGATGCAGCAAAATTATTAGGCTATGCGGTTGAAAGGCATCGTTTCTTTATCATCATGTTGGCAGCTTTTTTAAGCGGAATTGCTGTTAGCGTTGCAGGTTTAATTGGCTTTGTTGGTCTTATTGTACCACATATTTTCAGATTAATTATTGGAAACGATTATCGTTACTTATTACCACTTTCTGCATTAGGTGGTGCTTTGCTTGTGGCGTTTGCGGATACCGCAGCTAGAAGTTGGTTTGGTTCCATTGAACTTCCAGTAGGCATATTGCTAGCTATGATTGGTGCACCATTCTTCTTGTTTTTGCTGCAAAGGGGGCGCGTCGTTTCATGA
- a CDS encoding DUF3116 family protein, whose product MDNHVYQPILAILFFLTKNPLRVEHFEKQESMVEDETCLSKNQILEILYKLEQYGYVLRVYEKRCTSYHITKKGHELTGRLKKNLKWPITNRKG is encoded by the coding sequence ATGGATAACCATGTATACCAACCGATTCTCGCCATTCTGTTCTTTTTAACCAAGAACCCTTTGCGTGTGGAACATTTTGAAAAACAAGAAAGTATGGTTGAAGATGAAACTTGCCTAAGTAAAAACCAAATTCTTGAAATATTATATAAACTTGAACAATACGGCTATGTTTTGAGAGTTTATGAAAAGCGTTGCACAAGCTACCACATCACGAAAAAAGGACATGAATTAACGGGAAGGCTAAAAAAAAATCTTAAATGGCCTATAACTAATCGGAAAGGTTAA
- the gcvH gene encoding glycine cleavage system protein GcvH, whose product MSLPKNFLYTKEHEWVKEEGTTYKIGITDFAQDQLGDIVFVELPEIGDKIAQGDSIGSIESVKTVSDFYAPITGEIVEVNEKLEDAPELLNSDPYEEAWILKVKDVNDAEVKELLSSEEYEKEIS is encoded by the coding sequence ATGAGTTTACCGAAAAATTTTCTTTACACAAAAGAGCATGAGTGGGTGAAAGAAGAAGGAACTACATACAAAATAGGAATAACTGATTTTGCGCAAGATCAGTTAGGGGATATTGTTTTTGTAGAGTTACCCGAAATTGGTGATAAAATTGCACAAGGTGATTCAATTGGAAGTATTGAGTCTGTTAAAACGGTTTCTGATTTCTATGCGCCGATAACTGGTGAGATTGTTGAAGTGAACGAAAAATTAGAGGACGCACCTGAACTTTTAAATAGTGATCCTTATGAAGAAGCCTGGATTTTAAAAGTTAAAGATGTAAATGATGCTGAAGTAAAAGAATTACTTTCAAGTGAGGAATATGAAAAAGAAATTAGCTGA
- the licT gene encoding BglG family transcription antiterminator LicT — protein sequence MIIKKVLNNNVVVAENSNGKEVVVMGRGLAFQKKVGEVIEHEKIEKTFVVESHELSEKLSELISEIPVQYLNVADDIVNYAKVKLGTEINDNVYLMLTDHINFAVTRYNQGIHLKNALLWEIKKFYYAEYEVGLQALKIIEEELGYLLDEDEAGFIALHIVNAREDGQQMKTTVAMTQIVQDILSIVTYHFGMKLDETSLNYTRFVTHLQYFAQRMLRDEVVNSGDDFLYELVKRKYPDAFFCAGKINTYLINTHQTELTRDEQVYLTIHIYRVTDEI from the coding sequence ATGATAATAAAAAAAGTACTTAATAATAACGTTGTTGTCGCCGAAAATTCCAACGGTAAAGAAGTCGTTGTAATGGGACGTGGATTAGCTTTTCAAAAAAAAGTGGGAGAAGTTATTGAGCATGAAAAAATAGAAAAAACATTTGTTGTTGAAAGTCATGAACTTTCTGAAAAACTGTCTGAGTTAATTAGTGAAATTCCAGTCCAATATTTAAATGTTGCTGATGATATTGTAAATTACGCAAAAGTTAAGTTAGGAACAGAAATTAACGATAATGTCTATTTAATGCTAACAGATCACATTAACTTTGCTGTTACAAGATATAACCAAGGTATTCATTTGAAAAATGCTTTATTATGGGAAATTAAAAAATTTTATTATGCCGAATATGAAGTGGGATTACAAGCCTTAAAGATTATTGAAGAAGAATTAGGTTATCTTCTTGATGAAGACGAAGCGGGTTTTATTGCTTTACATATTGTTAATGCTAGAGAAGATGGACAACAAATGAAAACAACTGTTGCAATGACGCAGATAGTTCAAGATATTTTGAGTATCGTTACCTACCATTTTGGTATGAAGCTGGATGAAACATCGCTTAATTACACACGTTTTGTGACGCATTTGCAATATTTTGCACAGCGGATGCTACGCGATGAAGTCGTAAATTCTGGAGATGATTTTCTTTACGAATTGGTTAAAAGAAAATATCCAGATGCCTTTTTTTGTGCTGGAAAAATTAATACCTACTTAATTAATACACATCAAACAGAGCTGACAAGAGACGAACAAGTTTACTTAACCATTCATATCTACCGAGTGACAGATGAGATATAA
- a CDS encoding APC family permease — protein sequence MEAQKLKKEIGFFTALTVVIGTVIGSGVFFKPEAVYSATGTAGLGLLAWVLGGLITICGGLTAAELSAAIPQTGGMMIYLRKTYGKLISFLLGWAQTVIYVPANIAALSIIFATQIANLFGTSDGIIIPVAISVATFLMLINFLGAKVAGSFQAVTTICKLVPLILIIIFGLFHSGDVAFRLFPMSTADHPFLTSLGSGLVATMFAYDGWIHVGNIAGEMKNPKRDLPKAIVFGLTAVMIVYLVINVAYLFVMPAAALAATATPASDVANIIFGSIGGKFITIGILISVFGTINGYSMTGTRIPYAMALENQLPFSNWFKKLSKHTAVPYNAGIIVLIISIIMIFSGQFNQLTDMLIFVIWIFYTLTFIAVLVLRKQQPDLARPYKVPLYPVIPFIAIFGGTFIVFNTLFTQPYNAGLGLLLTLIGLPIYFYKKYKGHFPSE from the coding sequence ATGGAAGCACAGAAATTAAAAAAGGAGATTGGTTTTTTTACAGCCTTGACCGTGGTTATCGGTACCGTTATCGGTTCTGGCGTGTTTTTCAAACCAGAGGCAGTGTATTCAGCAACGGGTACTGCTGGACTAGGATTACTCGCTTGGGTCTTAGGTGGACTCATCACCATTTGTGGTGGCTTGACTGCTGCTGAACTCTCCGCAGCAATTCCCCAAACTGGTGGAATGATGATTTATTTACGTAAGACTTATGGCAAACTTATTTCTTTTTTATTAGGATGGGCACAAACTGTTATTTATGTCCCTGCAAATATCGCTGCTTTATCTATCATTTTTGCAACACAAATAGCTAACTTATTTGGTACAAGCGACGGGATTATTATTCCTGTGGCGATTAGTGTAGCTACTTTTTTAATGCTGATTAATTTTCTTGGGGCAAAAGTCGCTGGCTCTTTTCAAGCTGTGACAACTATTTGTAAGTTGGTTCCACTAATCCTTATTATTATCTTTGGTTTATTTCATAGTGGTGATGTAGCATTTCGTCTTTTTCCAATGAGTACCGCTGACCATCCATTTTTAACAAGTCTGGGCTCTGGCCTTGTAGCTACCATGTTTGCTTACGATGGTTGGATTCATGTTGGGAATATTGCTGGTGAAATGAAAAACCCAAAAAGAGACTTACCCAAAGCGATTGTTTTTGGTTTGACTGCTGTCATGATTGTCTATTTGGTTATCAATGTCGCTTACCTATTTGTTATGCCTGCTGCAGCACTTGCAGCAACAGCAACACCAGCATCAGACGTTGCTAATATTATCTTTGGCTCCATCGGTGGAAAATTCATTACAATCGGTATTTTGATTTCTGTATTTGGTACAATTAATGGTTACTCAATGACTGGGACACGTATTCCTTATGCAATGGCACTCGAAAATCAACTCCCTTTTAGTAATTGGTTTAAAAAGTTGAGCAAACATACAGCTGTTCCTTATAACGCTGGAATCATTGTGCTTATCATTTCAATTATTATGATTTTTTCTGGACAATTCAACCAATTAACAGATATGCTTATTTTCGTTATTTGGATCTTTTATACATTGACATTTATTGCTGTTTTAGTTTTACGTAAACAGCAACCAGATCTTGCACGTCCATATAAAGTACCACTTTATCCAGTTATTCCGTTTATTGCAATTTTCGGTGGTACATTTATCGTATTTAATACATTGTTTACACAGCCATATAATGCTGGGCTGGGATTACTTTTAACACTAATTGGATTACCTATTTATTTTTACAAAAAATATAAAGGTCATTTTCCATCAGAATAA
- a CDS encoding co-chaperone YbbN, whose protein sequence is MIEIKMDDLATKLAQKETFALYFYTPICGACMIAGRMLELAEATTEQTIFKMDLNVTKGLAEKFKVLSIPSLARFSSGKFVAINYQFTDITSLHLFLQS, encoded by the coding sequence ATGATTGAGATCAAGATGGACGACCTTGCAACTAAATTAGCACAAAAAGAAACGTTTGCGCTTTATTTTTATACGCCAATATGTGGTGCTTGTATGATTGCCGGTCGCATGTTAGAGCTTGCTGAGGCAACGACGGAACAAACGATTTTTAAAATGGATTTGAACGTAACAAAAGGTCTTGCGGAAAAGTTCAAGGTTCTTTCGATACCATCGCTTGCTCGCTTTAGTTCTGGGAAATTTGTAGCGATAAATTACCAATTTACCGATATAACGTCACTTCATCTTTTTTTACAAAGTTGA
- a CDS encoding cation diffusion facilitator family transporter, which produces MNHSNLTILSVISNFVIVILKLIIGFFTGSVAVISEGIHSSMDLFASVITFFSIRIAGRPADEDHPYGHGKAENIAGTIETLLIFVAGIWIISESVEKFLDPKEIRFPALGIAVMLFGAAVNIIISRVINRAAKKANSVAMKSNALHLFTDVFTSLGIALSLLLVYLTGWLWLDPVIAIITAIYIMFEAWQLLKESFPPLMDERLSKKEEAEIKRIILTHKAEFIEFHDFRSRRAGAEEYIDFHLVVPSEMTIEKAHSLCDEIETEIGDFYSKAQVLIHLEPEEERIYSKKV; this is translated from the coding sequence ATGAATCATAGCAATTTAACTATTCTTTCTGTTATCAGTAATTTTGTGATTGTTATTTTGAAGTTAATTATTGGTTTTTTTACAGGTTCAGTTGCTGTTATTTCAGAAGGAATTCATTCGTCAATGGATTTATTTGCATCAGTGATTACTTTTTTTTCCATTCGGATAGCAGGAAGGCCGGCTGATGAAGATCATCCGTATGGGCATGGAAAAGCTGAGAATATTGCTGGAACGATTGAAACTTTACTTATTTTTGTTGCTGGAATTTGGATTATTAGCGAATCTGTAGAAAAATTCTTAGATCCAAAAGAAATCCGTTTTCCAGCGCTTGGCATTGCGGTTATGTTGTTTGGTGCGGCTGTGAATATTATTATTTCACGAGTGATTAATCGAGCTGCTAAAAAAGCGAACTCAGTGGCAATGAAATCGAATGCATTACATTTATTTACTGATGTCTTTACTTCACTTGGTATTGCTTTAAGTTTACTGCTTGTCTATTTAACTGGCTGGTTATGGCTTGATCCTGTTATTGCGATTATTACTGCCATTTACATTATGTTTGAAGCTTGGCAGTTGTTAAAAGAATCATTCCCGCCATTGATGGATGAGCGTCTTTCAAAAAAGGAAGAGGCAGAAATTAAACGCATTATTTTAACCCATAAAGCAGAGTTTATTGAGTTTCATGATTTTCGTTCTAGACGCGCAGGTGCTGAGGAATACATTGATTTTCACTTAGTTGTCCCATCGGAAATGACAATTGAAAAAGCGCACTCATTATGTGATGAAATTGAGACAGAAATTGGCGATTTTTACTCGAAAGCACAAGTATTAATTCATCTAGAGCCAGAAGAAGAACGAATTTATTCGAAAAAAGTTTAA
- the rodA gene encoding rod shape-determining protein RodA, giving the protein MNQQDKKSARIDYGLVLSLMLFCLISMISIYSAQLTNQQYDSNFVIKQAIWWIVSVFAIVVVVQLDYEKLTKWGYYFYGLGLLMLTFVLLFGKEIKGAKSWIVIPFLGSIQPSEVVKVILIIVLAKVIWDHNKKYSSHRIGNDIFLLIKIFACTAVPLVFIMLQPDLGTALVFIAIMTGMILVSGITWKIIVPLYGAITAIGVTAVWMVVAHQEWLIKLGFKPYQFERITTWINPETDPQGGGYQVLRALTAIGSGQIFGNGVGYNAISIPENHNDFIFTVIGGDYGFIGASVLLALYFFLIYQIIRVALDINVPFYSYICTGVVMMIMFHVLENVGMNIGLLPITGIPLPFVSYGGSALLGNMMAVGLIIGIRFNYQKSMFAMKEEK; this is encoded by the coding sequence ATGAATCAGCAGGATAAAAAATCGGCGCGAATCGATTACGGACTTGTATTATCACTTATGCTTTTTTGTTTAATTAGCATGATTTCGATTTATAGCGCCCAGCTTACAAATCAACAATATGATTCAAACTTTGTTATTAAACAAGCGATTTGGTGGATAGTTTCTGTTTTTGCGATTGTTGTTGTTGTGCAATTAGATTATGAAAAGTTAACAAAGTGGGGCTATTATTTTTACGGGCTTGGCTTGTTAATGCTTACCTTTGTTTTGTTGTTTGGTAAAGAGATTAAAGGTGCAAAAAGTTGGATTGTCATTCCTTTTTTGGGAAGCATTCAACCTTCTGAAGTGGTCAAAGTCATTTTGATTATTGTGTTAGCTAAAGTGATTTGGGATCATAATAAAAAGTATAGTAGTCATCGTATAGGAAATGATATTTTCTTACTGATTAAAATTTTTGCGTGTACAGCGGTGCCACTTGTTTTTATTATGTTACAGCCAGATTTAGGAACAGCATTAGTATTTATTGCCATCATGACTGGGATGATTCTTGTTTCTGGTATTACATGGAAAATTATTGTTCCGCTATACGGAGCGATTACAGCTATTGGTGTGACAGCGGTTTGGATGGTTGTTGCCCATCAAGAATGGCTAATTAAATTAGGTTTTAAACCTTATCAATTTGAACGAATTACCACTTGGATTAATCCAGAGACAGATCCACAAGGCGGCGGGTATCAAGTATTACGCGCACTTACAGCGATTGGTTCAGGACAAATTTTTGGAAATGGGGTAGGTTATAATGCGATCTCCATTCCAGAAAATCATAATGACTTTATTTTTACAGTTATTGGTGGCGATTATGGCTTTATTGGAGCGAGTGTTTTACTTGCGTTATATTTCTTCTTGATTTATCAAATTATCCGTGTCGCTCTTGATATTAATGTGCCTTTTTATTCTTATATTTGCACTGGCGTTGTCATGATGATTATGTTTCATGTGCTTGAAAACGTGGGCATGAATATTGGCTTGCTACCTATTACAGGGATTCCTCTTCCTTTTGTTAGTTACGGGGGGAGTGCTCTTCTTGGAAATATGATGGCGGTTGGTCTAATTATTGGTATTCGTTTTAATTATCAAAAATCAATGTTTGCAATGAAAGAAGAGAAATAA
- a CDS encoding ABC transporter substrate-binding protein, whose amino-acid sequence MKKVTMISIFTVFLLLLSACTAEKASELPVKKTSEPKGKAVLTIKDMAGREVAFAKRPERVVALTNSDMNIIYALGGKVVGRQTQDASGVYPEEAKKAAEVGNTHNLNLEKIAALSPSVVIASSEQNVKDVPALEGLGTKVVLTGANSISEIKQQTMILGKLLGKTDQAKALNNKVTIKEEEVSKKGQNKPVRSLLVLGAPGSNYAALPTSLSGDILTKAGGENVAKNFKGAQNFPQYAALNVEKIVVSNPQIIFLMIHGGDEKETEAAFQKEMKQNNAWKSVDAVKNNHIVVLPAALFGTNPGVRITEALDYMAKELHTVATQ is encoded by the coding sequence ATGAAAAAGGTAACAATGATATCTATCTTTACTGTTTTTTTACTTCTTCTTTCTGCATGTACAGCAGAGAAGGCAAGCGAGTTGCCTGTAAAAAAGACGAGTGAGCCAAAGGGAAAAGCAGTATTAACAATAAAGGATATGGCTGGACGAGAAGTTGCATTTGCAAAGAGGCCAGAGCGGGTCGTTGCATTGACGAATTCAGACATGAATATTATTTATGCACTTGGTGGCAAAGTGGTTGGTAGGCAAACACAAGATGCGAGTGGTGTCTATCCGGAAGAAGCCAAGAAAGCAGCTGAAGTGGGGAATACACATAACCTCAACCTTGAAAAAATTGCTGCGCTTTCACCAAGTGTCGTCATCGCAAGCTCAGAACAAAATGTAAAAGACGTTCCTGCACTTGAAGGTTTAGGGACAAAAGTTGTTTTAACTGGGGCGAACTCCATTTCAGAAATTAAGCAACAAACAATGATTCTTGGCAAGCTCCTTGGTAAAACGGATCAAGCCAAGGCATTGAATAACAAAGTGACGATAAAAGAAGAGGAAGTCAGCAAAAAAGGACAAAATAAACCTGTCCGTTCTTTGCTTGTCTTAGGCGCTCCGGGCAGTAATTATGCTGCGCTTCCAACTTCTCTTAGCGGCGATATTTTAACAAAAGCTGGTGGCGAGAACGTTGCAAAAAACTTTAAAGGGGCTCAAAATTTCCCGCAGTATGCAGCTTTAAATGTTGAAAAAATCGTTGTGTCTAATCCGCAGATAATCTTTCTAATGATTCATGGTGGCGATGAGAAGGAAACAGAGGCAGCCTTTCAAAAGGAAATGAAGCAAAACAACGCATGGAAATCTGTCGATGCTGTAAAAAATAATCACATTGTAGTTCTACCGGCAGCGCTCTTTGGAACGAATCCAGGTGTTAGAATTACTGAAGCACTTGATTATATGGCAAAAGAGCTTCATACGGTGGCTACGCAATGA
- a CDS encoding ABC transporter ATP-binding protein, translating to MKKIIELKNLSFTRKKDFQIKELSLAIPEGKITTLVGPNGSGKSTILRLMMNLLSPERGEVLLQGKKITTYSAKRLAQEMTMLSQSPDGLIDVVVHDLVAYGRLPHKKWLARLEKEDEEAIHWAISVCNLEQLAYRPLHTLSGGERQRAWLAMALAQKTPVLLLDEPTTYLDISHQLELLDLLTHLNKKYQITIVLVLHDLNQASFYSDFIIACQNGSIVKQGAPKEVFTQSSLASIFHIQAELNIRGEKLTVQPLTSTRFK from the coding sequence ATGAAAAAGATCATTGAATTAAAAAACCTCTCTTTTACGCGCAAAAAAGATTTTCAAATTAAGGAGCTTTCCTTGGCGATACCTGAAGGGAAAATAACAACATTAGTGGGGCCAAATGGGTCGGGTAAATCAACTATTTTGCGCTTGATGATGAATTTACTATCGCCTGAGCGTGGTGAAGTCCTTTTACAAGGCAAAAAGATCACAACTTACAGCGCTAAAAGGTTAGCTCAAGAGATGACGATGTTATCCCAATCACCAGATGGATTAATTGATGTTGTTGTTCATGATTTAGTGGCATATGGGCGTTTGCCGCACAAAAAATGGTTAGCACGTCTTGAAAAGGAAGATGAGGAGGCTATTCATTGGGCAATATCTGTATGTAATTTAGAGCAGTTAGCTTATAGACCACTTCATACGCTGTCTGGCGGAGAACGGCAACGAGCTTGGTTAGCTATGGCATTAGCGCAAAAAACACCAGTGCTTCTTCTTGATGAGCCAACAACGTATCTTGATATTTCACATCAACTAGAACTATTGGATTTACTTACCCATCTTAATAAAAAATATCAAATAACAATCGTTCTAGTGCTACATGATTTAAATCAAGCCTCTTTTTATAGCGATTTTATTATTGCCTGTCAAAATGGGTCGATTGTGAAGCAAGGAGCACCTAAAGAGGTGTTTACCCAATCATCGTTAGCGAGCATTTTTCATATCCAAGCAGAGCTAAACATAAGAGGCGAAAAGCTAACTGTGCAGCCACTTACGTCCACGCGATTCAAATAA
- a CDS encoding arsenate reductase family protein: MIKFYWYPKCSTCRKAKGWLEENNIQIEAIDLVETPPIIAELETYWQKSGLPLRRFFNTSGIKYRELGLKDKLEQMTNAEALSLLASDGKLIKRPLTTDGSRVTLGFKEDEFEKTWK, from the coding sequence ATGATTAAATTTTATTGGTATCCGAAATGTTCTACATGTAGAAAAGCAAAGGGATGGTTAGAGGAAAATAACATCCAGATAGAAGCAATTGATTTAGTTGAAACGCCACCAATAATTGCTGAGCTAGAAACATACTGGCAAAAAAGTGGACTGCCGCTGCGACGCTTTTTTAATACAAGTGGAATAAAATATCGGGAATTAGGTTTGAAAGACAAGCTAGAGCAGATGACAAATGCTGAAGCACTAAGTCTTTTAGCCTCGGATGGCAAATTAATCAAGCGACCGCTAACAACTGATGGAAGTCGCGTTACTTTAGGATTTAAAGAAGATGAATTTGAAAAAACTTGGAAGTAA